In the Helianthus annuus cultivar XRQ/B chromosome 11, HanXRQr2.0-SUNRISE, whole genome shotgun sequence genome, one interval contains:
- the LOC110864586 gene encoding epidermis-specific secreted glycoprotein EP1-like: MAAYSSFLSFIFFSFLLGSFSISKAIVPANETFRYVNEGELRLGSDYLTFVSEYAPTYRPLPPFTFPFQLCFYNTTPNAYTLSLRMGAVRTQTVLPWVWEANRGKPVRENATFSLGSDGNLILAEANGQIVWQTNTANKGVVGFAILSDGNMVLRDSKGNFVWQSFDSPTDTLLIGQTLRVRGGPYKLVSRESVTNNVDGVYSFVIEPKRLALYYKNMPYWSSTFPELNRKNVTIVNATLVIQETEYEENNFNALRCNILNGQSWEFPSIDMGDVLYNSSLSYLRLGIDGNLRLYTYRANVQGGATWKLLYTMFDKSEDDNGMIFEDECHLPNRCGKFGLCKDSQCVGCPTPNGVVEWSEDCNTKSPGCKASGFKYYELKGVDHFTVKYMGGTGPVKRSDCESKCTKDCKCMGYFYHTDRSRCWTAYELKTLSRVGNSTHYAYIKTRIS, encoded by the coding sequence ATGGCTGCTTATTCTTCTTTCCTTTCATTTATCTTCTTCTCCTTCCTCTTGGGTTCATTCTCCATCTCTAAAGCCATTGTTCCTGCCAACGAAACCTTCCGTTATGTCAACGAAGGTGAATTAAGATTGGGTTCCGATTACTTAACCTTTGTTTCTGAATACGCACCAACATACCGTCCACTTCCGCCCTTTACCTTTCCTTTCCAGCTCTGTTTCTACAACACCACCCCAAATGCGTATACTCTAAGTCTTCGCATGGGGGCAGTCCGTACACAAACGGTCCTGCCGTGGGTCTGGGAAGCCAATCGGGGTAAACCAGTCCGCGAAAACGCCACTTTCTCATTAGGCTCTGATGGAAACCTCATACTAGCTGAAGCTAATGGTCAGATTGTGTGGCAGACCAACACCGCCAATAAGGGTGTTGTCGGTTTCGCTATACTATCCGATGGTAACATGGTGCTTCGTGACTCGAAGGGTAACTTTGTATGGCAAagttttgattccccaactgatACTCTCTTGATCGGACAAACTCTCCGGGTTAGAGGAGGCCCGTACAAGCTTGTCAGCAGGGAGTCGGTCACCAACAACGTTGATGGGGTTTATAGCTTCGTAATAGAGCCTAAAAGACTGGCTTTGTATTACAAGAACATGCCCTACTGGTCATCCACGTTCCCAGAATTAAACAGAAAAAATGTGACTATTGTAAATGCAACGTTGGTAATTCAAGAAACTGAATACGAAGAGAACAACTTTAACGCACTCAGGTGTAACATTCTAAACGGTCAGTCATGGGAATTTCCTTCTATAGATATGGGTGATGTTCTGTATAATAGCTCGTTATCATATCTCCGATTGGGCATCGATGGGAACCTACGACTCTACACTTACCGGGCAAATGTGCAGGGAGGCGCAACGTGGAAGTTGTTGTACACTATGTTTGATAAGAGCGAGGATGATAATGGGATGATTTTTGAAGACGAGTGTCACTTACCAAATCGGTGTGGGAAGTTTGGGCTTTGCAAGGATAGCCAATGTGTCGGATGCCCGACGCCAAACGGGGTGGTTGAGTGGAGTGAAGATTGCAACACCAAGTCACCGGGTTGTAAGGCGAGTGGATTTAAATATTATGAGCTCAAAGGAGTCGACCATTTCACGGTTAAGTATATGGGCGGGACTGGACCAGTGAAACGGAGCGATTGCGAGAGCAAATGCACGAAGGATTGCAAGTGCATGGGATATTTCTATCATACGGATAGGTCGAGGTGTTGGACTGCTTACGAGTTGAAAACATTGTCTAGGGTCGGGAACTCAACTCACTATGCATACATCAAAACGCGCATCTCCTAG